Proteins encoded in a region of the Clarias gariepinus isolate MV-2021 ecotype Netherlands unplaced genomic scaffold, CGAR_prim_01v2 scaffold_30, whole genome shotgun sequence genome:
- the ethe1 gene encoding persulfide dioxygenase ETHE1, mitochondrial yields MESNKGLLFRQLFEPTSSTYTYLLADASSREAVLIDPVLETVDRDMKLIEELGLKLTVAANTHCHADHVTGTGLLKKRLVGVKSAISKHSGARADVLLSDGDKITFGKYWITVTETPGHTDGCVTYVTGDKAMAFTGDALLIRGCGRTDFQQGCSRRLYESIHQRIFTLPPHCLIYPGHDYKGQTVSTVEEERTFNPRLTRSLEEFVKIMENLNLPKPAKIDVAVPANLVCGLHDV; encoded by the exons ATGGAGAGCAATAAAGGACTTTTGTTCCGCCAG TTGTTTGAGCCCACCAGCAGTACCTACACCTACCTGTTGGCGGACGCGAGTTCTCGGGAGGCCGTGCTGATCGACCCGGTTCTGGAGACGGTGGACCGGGACATGAAGCTGATCGAGGAGCTCGGACTGAAACTCACCGTGGcag CGAACACACACTGCCATGCGGATCATGTGACCGGAACCGGGCTGCTGAAGAAGCGATTGGTCGGGGTGAAGAGCGCGATTTCCAAACACAGTGGCGCGCGTGCGGACGTCCTGCTGTCAGACGGAGACAAGATCACTTTTGGAAAATAC tggatAACAGTGACAGAGACTCCAGGACACACTGATGGCTGTGTGACGTATGTGACTGGAGACAAGGCGATGGCCTTCACTGGAGACGCCCTGCTGATCCGAGGCTGCGGGAGAACTGACTTCCAACaag GCTGTTCCAGGAGACTGTACGAGTCCATCCATCAGAGGATCTTCACCTTACCGCCTCACTGCCTCATTTATCCTGGCCATGActacaaag gacAGACCGTGTCCACAGTGGAGGAGGAGCGGACGTTTAACCCGAGATTAACCCGCTCACTGGAGGAGTTTGTGAAAATCATGGAGAATCTGAATCTCCCGAAACCGGCCAAGATcg ATGTGGCCGTTCCTGCTAACCTGGTGTGCGGTCTTCATGATGTTTGA